Below is a genomic region from Fusobacterium perfoetens.
AGTCAATATTTTTTATTTTTTCATATTGTCCCTCAAAAAATTTTTTTACTTTTGGAGATTTTTCCAAATAGATATTTTTTATTTTTTTTGATTGCACTTGATAAATTTCTTTTATTTTATTCTTTGCGTTTATTAAGATTTCTTTCATCAATTCTCCTAAATTATTATAAAAATACTCCTTTCTAAATATCTTCTATATAAAAAGGAGTAACATCTATTTATTATTTACTTGTACTGCCTTCTGACTTCTTTTTTCTACCTCTTTTTGGTTTTTCAGCAACAGTTTCTACTGCCTCTTTTGTGGCTTTTTTCTTTTTATTTTCTTTTGTTTCAGTTGTTGTGTCTTTTGGCTTTCTTCCTCTTTTTGCTGGAGTAGCCTCCTCTTGTTTTTCATCAGATTTTATTTTTGCTTTTTCTACTAAAGGTTTTCTTCCTTTCTTTTGTTTCTTAAATATATCTAATATATACTCAGCCTCAGCAAAAGGTACATTCATAAATGAGAAGTTTTCATAAACCTCTACATTTTTAATTTTATCTCTATCTATTTTAGATTCTTTTGCAATTAAATCCACTATCTTTTTAGGTGTAACTTTATCCACTCTTCCAAGTGCTATGAAAAGTCTTGTTTTTCCAGCTCTATCTACTGTCGCTTCCTCTATTTCATTGTAGTTTGAACTATCTAATACATCTTCATAGTTTATTTTTAGAAGTGATGCGATAATTTCTTCAGGAGTTCCTACTTTTAGTAGCTCTTTTGCCATATCTGTAAATCCTTGGATATCTCCTTCGTTAATCTCATTTACAACACTTTCTTTTATTCTGAATTTTCTTGAAATTATTACATCTTTTATTCCAGGTACTTTTTCTTTTCTTATATCTGTTTTTGTTATTCTTTTGATTTGAAGAAGTCTTTTATACTCAGATGGAGTTATAAAAGTAATAGCTGTTCCCTCTTTTCCAGCTCTTCCTGTTCTTCCAATTCTGTGAACATAACTTTCAGCCTCTTGAGGAACTGAATAGTTTACAACGTGAGTTAGATCATTTACGTCTATTCCTCTAGCAGCTACGTCTGTTGCCACAAGAATTGTTAATTTTTTCTCTTTAAATCTTTTTAAGATAGTTTCTCTATAATTTTGAGTTATATCTCCGTGTAACTCCCCTGCATCATAACCTCTATCGTTTAATTTTCCTGCAAGTTCATTAGCATCATTTTTTGTTCTACAGAAAACTATTCCGTAAAAATCTGGTTCTAAATCTATAATTCTACAAAGAGCTTCAAATTTATCCTTTTGTTTTACCTCAAAATAAATTTGGTCTGTTAAATTTGTAGTAAGTTCTTTTGTTTCTACTTTTAAAACTTCATATCCAGGTCTCATATGAGTTTCAGCAATTTTTAAAATCTCTTTTGGCATTGTAGCTGAGAAGAAAAGCATTCTTTTATCAGCCTTTGTAAAACTTAATATTTTTTCAATGTCTTCGATAAATCCCATATTAAGCATTTCGTCAGCTTCGTCTAAGATAAAATAATCTATCTCATCTAGTTTTAAAAGTTTTCTATCTATTAAATCCAAAACCCTTCCCGGAGTTCCTACAACAATATCAACACCTTTTTTAACTTGTCTGATTTGAAGTTCTATTGATTGTCCCCCATAAACTGGTACAACTTTTAAATTTCTTCCAAAAGCAAAAGAGTTTGTTTCCTCTGCCACTTGGATTGCAAGTTCTCTAGTTGGTGCAAGAATTATGGCTCTTATTTTTCCTGTACTTTTTTCTATTTTTTCCAAAATTGGTAAAGCAAATGCTGCAGTTTTTCCTGTTCCTGTTTGTGCTTGACCTATAACGTCTTTTTCTCCCTTTAATAATACTGGGATTGTTAGGGCTTGTATTGGACTTGGTTCTTCAAATCCCTTTTTTGATAGAGCTTTAAGTGTTTTATCACTTAATCCTAACTCTCTAAATTTTTCTAGCTTGTTCATTTATCACTTCCTTATATATATTAAAAAATTATAAACATATTTATTCTATAACCTAATAATTATATCATAATTTCTTTTTCATTACTACTTTTTTATTTTTTATCTCTCTTTATTTTAAATACTGTAGGTATATGAAAAGTATTCTTCTATTTCCCTTTGAATTTCCTCTGAATAATTTTTAACTTGTTTTTTTACAAGATTTGAAATATATTTTATCTCCTCTATATTATGTGGATAAAATATTGGTGTTTCTTTAAGAGGTGTTGAATAAAATTCTAAATTATATCCTTTAGATTTTCCATTTATTCTATACCATTTATAAAAAATTTCTGAGTTAAGATAACCTAAAAGATAAAAAATATCTATCTCTCTATTTTTAGGTGAAAGATAATATATATCAGCACTTCCAAAAAAATCTCCGTTACTATAAGCAAATATATTTGTTTTACATCTTTGTCTGACTACTATCTTTTCTCCAGAGAATATCTCTCTATCTCTACCCCACTGAAGTTCCCACCATTTTATTCTATCGCTTTTAACTTCTCTTCTATTTTTTAATTTTTCTTGATAATCCTCCAAATAATTTAAGAGTTTTTCATTGGGTTTTACCTTTCTATCAAGATATAATATCCAAAAATCATTTTTTTCCTTTGAAGAATATTTAAAAATATCCTTACTTTTATAAAATGGTTTAATATATTCTTCATACTCTTTTGGAAATTCACTAAAAACAAAAGCTTTATCATATCCAGATATTATCCCTTGATTGATATTTAAAATCTCTCCCAATCTAAAATTAGATTTTTCAAGTATCTTTTCTGATAATTTTTTA
It encodes:
- a CDS encoding DEAD/DEAH box helicase codes for the protein MNKLEKFRELGLSDKTLKALSKKGFEEPSPIQALTIPVLLKGEKDVIGQAQTGTGKTAAFALPILEKIEKSTGKIRAIILAPTRELAIQVAEETNSFAFGRNLKVVPVYGGQSIELQIRQVKKGVDIVVGTPGRVLDLIDRKLLKLDEIDYFILDEADEMLNMGFIEDIEKILSFTKADKRMLFFSATMPKEILKIAETHMRPGYEVLKVETKELTTNLTDQIYFEVKQKDKFEALCRIIDLEPDFYGIVFCRTKNDANELAGKLNDRGYDAGELHGDITQNYRETILKRFKEKKLTILVATDVAARGIDVNDLTHVVNYSVPQEAESYVHRIGRTGRAGKEGTAITFITPSEYKRLLQIKRITKTDIRKEKVPGIKDVIISRKFRIKESVVNEINEGDIQGFTDMAKELLKVGTPEEIIASLLKINYEDVLDSSNYNEIEEATVDRAGKTRLFIALGRVDKVTPKKIVDLIAKESKIDRDKIKNVEVYENFSFMNVPFAEAEYILDIFKKQKKGRKPLVEKAKIKSDEKQEEATPAKRGRKPKDTTTETKENKKKKATKEAVETVAEKPKRGRKKKSEGSTSK